A genomic segment from Paenibacillus sp. FSL K6-1096 encodes:
- a CDS encoding sugar ABC transporter substrate-binding protein, whose translation MLKRFMAVSASLLLAGGLLAGCGGNNTNNAANNTGGTNGAGNSTADSSKPVTINMFTASPEYTDAFNAYIAEYKKVKPNVTINLEIMQADYNTVLKSKIAAGSTPDVFQTTAGGDIDTFAEYSADLTNEPLAAAMTDAVRSNMSSSDGKVLGLPVKGNLFVLMYNKKLLTDAGITEVPKTTAELDDAITKLEAKGITPFANAYKEWWVWKHIFQHFVDAAATDAGTDAKTLVADFIAGKTTFKDHPVLNDNFFNFIDTTVKHGTDKPLERDSNAEVSDFALGKTAFMTGKGAWDEEAIKKITPDFDLGIAGYPVSDKPEQSQIITGADQALRINKDSAVAKETIKFFNWLYTSDYGKSWFSNVAKVIPPIKDAPMPDLQMPKEMEEILKTEKSGDLSVNYSLDTFHQKFGELMQAYIGGSKTKDQAIDEIQKAWIQFGSAQ comes from the coding sequence GTATCTGCGAGTCTGCTGCTGGCAGGGGGACTGCTGGCGGGCTGCGGCGGAAATAACACCAACAATGCCGCTAACAACACAGGTGGAACAAATGGGGCCGGCAACAGCACTGCCGATTCCTCGAAGCCTGTCACGATTAATATGTTCACCGCATCTCCCGAATACACCGATGCCTTCAATGCTTACATCGCCGAATACAAGAAGGTGAAGCCCAACGTAACGATCAATCTGGAAATTATGCAGGCGGATTACAATACGGTACTGAAATCCAAGATTGCGGCCGGCAGCACCCCGGATGTGTTCCAGACGACTGCGGGCGGCGATATTGATACTTTTGCCGAATACAGCGCCGACCTGACGAATGAACCGCTGGCCGCTGCGATGACCGATGCCGTCCGCTCCAATATGAGCTCCTCGGATGGCAAAGTGCTCGGGCTTCCGGTCAAGGGCAACCTGTTCGTCCTGATGTACAACAAGAAGCTGCTGACGGATGCCGGCATTACCGAGGTTCCGAAGACAACCGCCGAGCTGGATGATGCGATCACTAAGCTGGAAGCCAAGGGAATTACACCGTTCGCCAATGCCTACAAGGAGTGGTGGGTATGGAAGCATATCTTCCAGCACTTCGTTGATGCGGCAGCCACCGATGCAGGTACAGACGCCAAGACCCTGGTAGCCGACTTCATCGCCGGCAAGACCACCTTCAAGGATCATCCCGTGCTGAACGATAATTTCTTCAACTTCATTGATACGACCGTGAAGCATGGTACAGACAAGCCGCTGGAACGCGACAGCAATGCGGAAGTCAGTGACTTCGCCCTCGGCAAAACCGCCTTCATGACCGGCAAGGGTGCCTGGGATGAAGAGGCCATCAAGAAGATCACCCCTGACTTCGATCTCGGCATCGCCGGTTATCCGGTCAGCGACAAGCCGGAGCAGTCCCAGATCATTACGGGTGCTGACCAGGCGCTGCGCATCAACAAGGATTCGGCTGTAGCTAAGGAGACGATCAAATTCTTCAACTGGCTGTATACCTCTGATTACGGCAAAAGCTGGTTCTCCAACGTAGCCAAGGTGATTCCGCCGATCAAGGATGCGCCGATGCCTGACCTGCAAATGCCTAAGGAGATGGAGGAAATCCTGAAGACCGAGAAATCCGGCGACCTGTCCGTGAACTATTCGCTGGATACGTTCCACCAGAAATTCGGTGAATTGATGCAGGCTTATATCGGCGGCAGCAAGACCAAGGACCAAGCGATCGATGAAATTCAGAAGGCCTGGATTCAGTTCGGGTCCGCACAATAA